A window from Cerasicoccus sp. TK19100 encodes these proteins:
- a CDS encoding DoxX family protein, with protein MKQKLTQLVNNPNIGLLIIRLAAGIIFIAAGIPKFAGGAESLKGVGSSMAIFGIDFAPLLWGGMAATAELVGGLLIILGVCTRISSFFLFFTMVVAAAVKINGGGDIIKEAGYPIVLAAVSLGLVFTGSGKFAVKEGSV; from the coding sequence ATGAAGCAAAAGCTCACACAATTGGTCAACAACCCCAACATCGGCTTGCTGATCATCCGGCTGGCAGCCGGCATCATCTTTATCGCGGCGGGCATCCCGAAGTTTGCCGGTGGCGCGGAAAGCCTGAAAGGCGTCGGTTCCAGTATGGCGATCTTCGGCATTGATTTCGCACCCTTGTTGTGGGGCGGCATGGCGGCCACGGCAGAGCTGGTTGGCGGGCTGCTGATTATTCTTGGCGTGTGCACGCGCATCTCCTCCTTCTTCCTCTTTTTTACGATGGTGGTTGCCGCGGCTGTTAAAATAAACGGCGGCGGAGACATCATCAAGGAAGCCGGTTACCCAATCGTGCTGGCCGCGGTTTCGCTGGGTTTGGTGTTCACCGGCTCGGGCAAGTTTGCGGTGAAGGAAGGCTCGGTTTAA